In Bradyrhizobium sp. CCBAU 051011, the following are encoded in one genomic region:
- a CDS encoding helix-turn-helix domain-containing protein, whose product MPREYFDVYLGTDCVPVTEIPLSDFKSPSPHEIVPMLIGSTVEAIERELVLQTLARCHGNRTHAARLLGLSVRTMRNKIRQYATDGADIPAHN is encoded by the coding sequence ATGCCCCGTGAGTATTTTGACGTTTATCTCGGCACGGACTGTGTTCCGGTGACCGAAATTCCGCTGTCGGATTTCAAAAGCCCGTCGCCCCATGAGATCGTGCCGATGCTGATCGGCTCGACGGTCGAGGCGATCGAACGCGAGCTCGTGCTGCAGACGCTGGCGCGCTGCCACGGCAATCGCACCCACGCCGCGCGCCTGCTCGGGCTCTCGGTGCGCACCATGCGCAACAAGATCCGGCAGTACGCGACCGATGGCGCCGACATACCGGCCCACAATTAG
- a CDS encoding SPFH domain-containing protein — MALLGFDRICVQQFETVLLYRNGRFEKALTPGPHRIRAGSRQLVRIDLRPEVFRFKQGAVSADRFALNFIYVVRTQIVDPRASFESTQSYRDEVCMRLQSVVKAVCSRKSRLEIQMDHQTFSNSVQKAANQVFRSIGCECLTFELMEVDVAGLAVELDNRRAGVAVHAPVAVGEKGAFAAM; from the coding sequence ATGGCGTTGCTCGGCTTCGACCGGATCTGCGTCCAGCAATTCGAGACCGTGCTGCTCTACCGGAACGGGCGTTTTGAAAAAGCCCTCACCCCCGGCCCACACCGCATCCGCGCCGGAAGCCGCCAGCTAGTGCGGATCGATCTGCGCCCGGAGGTGTTTCGGTTCAAGCAAGGCGCCGTCTCCGCCGACCGCTTTGCCCTCAACTTCATCTATGTCGTGCGGACCCAGATCGTCGACCCCCGGGCCTCGTTCGAAAGCACGCAGAGCTACCGGGACGAGGTCTGCATGCGCCTGCAATCGGTGGTGAAGGCGGTGTGCAGCCGCAAATCCCGCCTCGAAATTCAGATGGACCACCAGACCTTCAGCAACAGCGTCCAGAAGGCGGCCAACCAGGTGTTTCGCTCGATCGGTTGCGAATGCCTGACCTTCGAGCTGATGGAGGTCGATGTCGCCGGGCTTGCCGTCGAGTTGGACAACAGGCGAGCGGGCGTAGCGGTGCACGCGCCTGTGGCCGTGGGTGAGAAGGGCGCGTTCGCTGCAATGTGA